From Parambassis ranga chromosome 9, fParRan2.1, whole genome shotgun sequence, the proteins below share one genomic window:
- the LOC114441341 gene encoding nuclear factor 7, brain-like produces the protein MKDKVHFSPVILDPNTANRWLYLSDDLTSVRHGDTEQKLPDNPERYSTFTHVLGSEGFGSGKHSWEVEVGDHPDWNVGLAKESVDRYREKVPSPEYGIWCLDHGCGKYVNCVGKPLRLQKNPQRIRVQLDYDGGEVSFYNSEDMTHIYTHRDTFTEKLLPYFGVGKSVGSTTTDIEVCQSEVSLRCSEM, from the coding sequence atgaaggacaaggtccacttcagtcctgtcattctggacccaaacactgctAACAGATGGCTCTATCTGTCTGATGATCTGACCAGTGTGAGAcatggagacacagagcagaaacttcctgataatccagagagatACTCCACATTTACTCATGTTTTAGGCTCTGAGGGCTTCGGCtcagggaaacacagctgggaggtggaggtgggagatcatccTGACTGGAATGTTGGCTTAGCTAAAGAGTCAGTTGATAGATATCGAGAGAAGGTTCCTTCACCAGAATATGGAATCTGGTGTTTAGATCATGGCTGTGGAAAATATGTTAATTGTGTTGGTAAGCCTTTGAGACTGCAGAAGAACCCccagaggatcagagtccagctggactaTGATGGGGGGGAGGTGTCCTTCTACAACTCTGAAGACATGACTCACAtctacactcacagagacactttcactgagaaactcCTCCCATATTTTGGTGTTGGAAAGTCTGTTGGTTCAACAACCACTGATATCgaagtgtgtcagtctgaggtttctctGAGATGTTCAGAGATGTGA